In Sulfitobacter sp. LCG007, the sequence CAACACGACCGTCGTATTCGAGGGCAAGCCCGTCGGCACGCCCGATGCCGGTACGTTCTGGCGCGTCATCTCGCAACACAACGTGCGCAGCTTCTTCACCGCCCCCACAGCCATCCGGGCGGTCAAGCGCGAGGACCCGAATGGGCTCGAATGCGCAAAGTACGATCTTTCGGGACTGCGCGGGCTTTATCTTGCAGGCGAGCGCGCCGATCCCGACACGATCGAATGGGCGCAGCGCGTGCTGGAAAAGCCCGTCTACGACCACTGGTGGCAGACCGAGACGGGCTGGACCATCGCCGGAAACCCCGCGGGTCTCGAGGCGCTTCCGGTCAAGATCGGCTCGCCCACCGTGGCCATGCCCGGCTATGACGTGCAGATCCTCGACGAGGCCGGGCATCGGATGAAGCCCGGCGAGCTGGGCGCGATCGCCATCAGGCTGCCGTTGCCACCGGGCACGCTGCCGACGCTCTGGAACGCCGACGACCGCTTCCGCAAGAGCTACCTCAGCCATTTTCCGGGCTATTACGAGACCGGCGATGCGGGGATGATGGATGCGGACGGCTATCTCTACATCATGGCCCGCACCGATGACGTGATCAACGTCGCGGGCCATCGCCTGTCGACCGGCGCAATGGAGGAGGTGCTTGCCGCGCATCCCGATGTGGCCGAATGCGCGGTGATCGGGATCAGCGACCCGCTCAAGGGTCAGGCGCCGCTGGGATTCGTGATCCTGACCAAGGGCGTCAACCGGCCCCATGACGAGATCACGCGCGAATGCGTGACGCTGGTGCGCGATCGCATCGGACCCGTCGCCGCGTTCAAGCTCGCCGTCGTCGTCGACCGCCTGCCGAAGACCAGATCCGGCAAGATCCTGCGTGCCACGATGGTCAAGATCGCGGACGGACACGAGTTCCGCCTGCCCGCCACCATCGACGACCCCGCGGTTCTGGACGAAATCAGGACGGCATTGCGTCAGATCGGGCTCGCGCCATCTGCGCAGACGAAAGCGCAGGTCTGAGGGGGCTCCGACGGACACTCCGGACGGGCAACTCGCCGAAGACGTCTGCGCGGACTGCCTCGGGGGCGACGGCGGGGGCGGCGTGGCTCAGTCATCCTTGAGGGCCGAGATGCCGCGCAGGTAATCGTCCGAATAGTCCACCTCGATCTCGATCCAGATCGGCAGATGGTCCGACATCTCGTGCGTGCGCCAGTCGGAATAGCTCCGGGACCAGTTCGAATATGGCTTGCCGGTATCGGGCTTTTCGCGGATCGCCCGGGCGATGGCCTCGTAGGCCGCCGCCTGGTCCTCGCGATAGACGACGTCCTGCCAGCGCACCACGCCATGCCCGAGAAGATGCGTGACGTCCTGCGGCCCTGCAAAGGCGATCTGGTCGTAGTGCCTGATGCCCGACAGCGAGGTCGCGCCAATCTCGGGCACGATGAAACCGTGATCGGTCAGCGCGAAGAAGCCGGGATCGGTCCGGCTGTCGATGTTCATGTCGCCCAGGAAGATATGCACCTCGTCGGCCTCCTTCGCGCGCTGCGCCAGGATCGACGCGATCACACGGATCTCGTCTTCCCTCAGGGGCCGGCCTTCCTGTTCCTCGAAGACGATATGGGCCGAGCACATCGTGAAGCGGAACCAGCCAGCTTGGAACGAGGCGAAGAAGGGCGTGCGACCGATCTGCTCGTCCCCCGGCAGCACGCCCTTGGGAAGAACCAGCTCACCTATCAGGTTTCTGAAGCGGACCCTGTTGCGGTTGTAGACGAAGGCCATGCGCTCGTGATTGCCGCGCCCCCCGCCGGAGCTGTCATTGACGAAATAGTCCCAGGCCGGCCCGAGCAGTCCGACAAGCCTTTCCATGGCCGACAGGTCCTTGACCTCCTGAATGGCGCAGATGTCGAAATGGTCGATGATCTCGGCGATGTAATGGTAGCTTTCGTCCAGCCGTTTCCGCCCGCCGTCGAAATGGCGGATGTTCCACGATCCGACGATCAGCGAATTGGGCCGGCGGCGATCGGTGATCTGGGCGCGCAGGGCCGCGCGCAGCGCAAGCAGGTGATCGGCGATCCAGCCCGCCTGTCCCGGCTCGAGGCGGCCTCGCGGGTAGCGGGTCTTGAGTGACCGGTAGGAAGCCATGGCCGGGTTTCCAAAGTGACGGCTGACCGGCCAAGCATAGCTCACCACCCCCTCCTGCGGCAATCGGCTTGGGTTTGCGCGCGCAGGGCTCAGCCTGCGATCCCGCTCGGCGGCGAAGGACGGCTCGGCGGGCGCGCAGAAGTCGCGCCCGTGCAGGGCGATCAGGTGAACTGCTCGTTGATCAGCCGTTCTTCGAGACCGTGGCCCGGATCGAAGAGGATGTGATGCACCACCAGCGGCTCGGACTGGATCTCGACGCAGACCACATCCCGGACGGATTTCGAATCCGCTTCCGCCATGACCGGGCGTTTCTCGGGTTCAAGCACCTCAAAGCGCACCTTGGCATTCTTGGGCAACAACGCGCCGCGCCAGCGC encodes:
- a CDS encoding propionyl-CoA synthetase — its product is MGYAETYRESMDDPEGFWMRQAEAIDWVKPPSRALFERGGGLYEWYADGLVNGCHNAVDRHVEAGRGDQPAIIHDSPITGTSSTTTYAELRDSVARLAGALAARGVAKGDRVIIYMPMVPEALHAMLACARIGAIHSVVFGGFAANELAVRIDDCQPKAILAASCGLEPARVVPYKPLLDGAIELATHKPDFCMILQREQQRATLTEERDIDWHMAQDGVAPADCVPVEGSHPAYILYTSGTTGAPKGVVRATGGHLVALHWSMKNIYNVDPGDVFWAASDVGWVVGHSYICYAPLVHGNTTVVFEGKPVGTPDAGTFWRVISQHNVRSFFTAPTAIRAVKREDPNGLECAKYDLSGLRGLYLAGERADPDTIEWAQRVLEKPVYDHWWQTETGWTIAGNPAGLEALPVKIGSPTVAMPGYDVQILDEAGHRMKPGELGAIAIRLPLPPGTLPTLWNADDRFRKSYLSHFPGYYETGDAGMMDADGYLYIMARTDDVINVAGHRLSTGAMEEVLAAHPDVAECAVIGISDPLKGQAPLGFVILTKGVNRPHDEITRECVTLVRDRIGPVAAFKLAVVVDRLPKTRSGKILRATMVKIADGHEFRLPATIDDPAVLDEIRTALRQIGLAPSAQTKAQV
- a CDS encoding endonuclease/exonuclease/phosphatase family protein produces the protein MSYAWPVSRHFGNPAMASYRSLKTRYPRGRLEPGQAGWIADHLLALRAALRAQITDRRRPNSLIVGSWNIRHFDGGRKRLDESYHYIAEIIDHFDICAIQEVKDLSAMERLVGLLGPAWDYFVNDSSGGGRGNHERMAFVYNRNRVRFRNLIGELVLPKGVLPGDEQIGRTPFFASFQAGWFRFTMCSAHIVFEEQEGRPLREDEIRVIASILAQRAKEADEVHIFLGDMNIDSRTDPGFFALTDHGFIVPEIGATSLSGIRHYDQIAFAGPQDVTHLLGHGVVRWQDVVYREDQAAAYEAIARAIREKPDTGKPYSNWSRSYSDWRTHEMSDHLPIWIEIEVDYSDDYLRGISALKDD